A stretch of Zonotrichia albicollis isolate bZonAlb1 chromosome Z unlocalized genomic scaffold, bZonAlb1.hap1 SUPER_Z_unloc_1, whole genome shotgun sequence DNA encodes these proteins:
- the LOC102075211 gene encoding protein ERGIC-53 isoform X1, with the protein MAAPLAPLVLLLLALGRPALSGAQATESAAAAPHRRFEYKYSFKGPHLVQADGTVPFWVHTGNAIPSADQIRITTSLKSQKGSVWTKNKSIFEYWEVEVTFRVTGRGRIGADGLAIWFTEEQGLEGPVFGAADKWNGVGIFFDSFDNDGKKNNPGVIVVGNNGKLLYDHQNDGATQALASCQRDFRNKPYPVRVKITYYQKTLTVLINNGFTPDKEDYEFCAKVEDMVLPSQGYFGISAATGGLADDHDVLSFLTFQLTEPGKEAPTPDAEIPQKDKEKYQEEFEHFQQELDKKKEEFQREHPDVQGQPAADDVFETVSDRELRQIFEGQNRIHLEIKQLNRQLDMILDEQRKYVSAVTEEIAKRGAGSPGQQGQVFQQEIETVVKTQEEVIRQVKEMRSSVTDALSSISGAQHPGAAGVYETTQHFNDIKEHLHVVKRDIEHLVQRNTPSGEKQKCPELPPFPSCLSTMHFFVFVAVQTVLFIGYVMYRSQQEAAAKKFF; encoded by the exons ATGGCGGCGCCGCTCGCCCcgctggtgctgctcctgctcgcCCTCGGCCGCCCGGCGCTCTCCGGTGCACAGGCCACGGAGAGCGCGGCGGCTGCGCCGCATCGGCGCTTCGAGTACAAGTACAGCTTCAAAGGGCCGCACCTGGTGCAGGCGGACGGCACGGTGCCGTTCTGGGTGCACACGGGCA ATGCCATCCCAAGTGCAGATCAGATCCGTATAACAACCTCCTTGAAAAGCCAGAAGGGCTCCGTGTGGACAAAAAACAAATCAATATTTGAATACTGGGAAGTGGAAGTGACCTTTCGAGTTACAGGCAGAGGCCGCATTGGAGCTGATGGATTG GCAATCTGGTTTACAGAAGAGCAAGGCTTGGAAGGTCCTGTTTTCGGGGCAGCTGATAAATGGAACGGTGTTGGAATTTTCTTTGATTCATTTGACAATGATGGGAAG AAAAACAATCCCGGAGTGATCGTTGTAGGCAACAATGGAAAGCTGCTGTATGACCATCAGAA CGATGGAGCCACGCAAGCCCTGGCATCCTGTCAGAGGGACTTTCGGAACAAGCCCTATCCTGTGCGAGTCAAGATCACCTACTACCAAAAAACACTGACT GTATTAATTAATAATGGCTTTACTCCGGATAAAGAGGACTACGAGTTTTGTGCCAAAGTGGAAGATATGGTGTTGCCATCACAAGGGTACTTTGGAATATCTGCAGCCACAGGGGGACTTGCAG ATGACCATGATGTGCTGTCATTTCTGACCTTCCAGCTGACTGAACCTGGGAAAGAAGCA CCAACACCAGATGCAGAAATCCCTCAGAAAGATAAAGAGAAGTATCAAGAAGAGTTTGAACACTTTCAGCAAGAATTGGAtaagaagaaggaagaatttCAAAGGGAACATCCTGATGTGCAAGGACAGCCAG CAGCAGATGATGTTTTTGAAACTGTGAGTGATCGTGAACTGAGGCAAATCTTTGAGGGGCAAAATCGAATTCACCTGGAAATCAAACAGCTTAACAGACAGCTGGACATGATTCTGGACGAGCAGAGGAAATATGTCTCTGCAGTCACAGAAGAGATTGCCAAAAGAGGAGCTGGGTCTCCAGGTCAGCAGGGACAG GTTTTCCAGCAAGAGATAGAGACAGTTGTGAAAACCCAAGAAGAGGTCATTAGACAAGTAAAGGAAATGAG aagcTCTGTGACTGACGCTCTGAGCTCCATCAGTGGGGCTCAGCACCCTGGCGCTGCAGGAGTCTATGAAACAACGCAGCACTTCAATGACATCAAAGAACACCTTCACGTGGTGAAGAGGGACATAGAGCACTTGGTGCAGCGCAACACG CCATCCGGTGAGAAACAAAAGTGTCCAGAGTTGCCACCATTTCCATCCTGCTTATCTACAATGCATTTCTTCGTATTTGTGGCCGTGCAAACTGTGTTATTCATTGGTTATGTAATGTACAG GAGCCAacaagaagcagcagccaaaaaGTTCTTTTGA
- the LOC102075211 gene encoding protein ERGIC-53 isoform X2: MAAPLAPLVLLLLALGRPALSGAQATESAAAAPHRRFEYKYSFKGPHLVQADGTVPFWVHTGNAIPSADQIRITTSLKSQKGSVWTKNKSIFEYWEVEVTFRVTGRGRIGADGLAIWFTEEQGLEGPVFGAADKWNGVGIFFDSFDNDGKKNNPGVIVVGNNGKLLYDHQNDGATQALASCQRDFRNKPYPVRVKITYYQKTLTVLINNGFTPDKEDYEFCAKVEDMVLPSQGYFGISAATGGLADDHDVLSFLTFQLTEPGKEAPTPDAEIPQKDKEKYQEEFEHFQQELDKKKEEFQREHPDVQGQPADDVFETVSDRELRQIFEGQNRIHLEIKQLNRQLDMILDEQRKYVSAVTEEIAKRGAGSPGQQGQVFQQEIETVVKTQEEVIRQVKEMRSSVTDALSSISGAQHPGAAGVYETTQHFNDIKEHLHVVKRDIEHLVQRNTPSGEKQKCPELPPFPSCLSTMHFFVFVAVQTVLFIGYVMYRSQQEAAAKKFF, encoded by the exons ATGGCGGCGCCGCTCGCCCcgctggtgctgctcctgctcgcCCTCGGCCGCCCGGCGCTCTCCGGTGCACAGGCCACGGAGAGCGCGGCGGCTGCGCCGCATCGGCGCTTCGAGTACAAGTACAGCTTCAAAGGGCCGCACCTGGTGCAGGCGGACGGCACGGTGCCGTTCTGGGTGCACACGGGCA ATGCCATCCCAAGTGCAGATCAGATCCGTATAACAACCTCCTTGAAAAGCCAGAAGGGCTCCGTGTGGACAAAAAACAAATCAATATTTGAATACTGGGAAGTGGAAGTGACCTTTCGAGTTACAGGCAGAGGCCGCATTGGAGCTGATGGATTG GCAATCTGGTTTACAGAAGAGCAAGGCTTGGAAGGTCCTGTTTTCGGGGCAGCTGATAAATGGAACGGTGTTGGAATTTTCTTTGATTCATTTGACAATGATGGGAAG AAAAACAATCCCGGAGTGATCGTTGTAGGCAACAATGGAAAGCTGCTGTATGACCATCAGAA CGATGGAGCCACGCAAGCCCTGGCATCCTGTCAGAGGGACTTTCGGAACAAGCCCTATCCTGTGCGAGTCAAGATCACCTACTACCAAAAAACACTGACT GTATTAATTAATAATGGCTTTACTCCGGATAAAGAGGACTACGAGTTTTGTGCCAAAGTGGAAGATATGGTGTTGCCATCACAAGGGTACTTTGGAATATCTGCAGCCACAGGGGGACTTGCAG ATGACCATGATGTGCTGTCATTTCTGACCTTCCAGCTGACTGAACCTGGGAAAGAAGCA CCAACACCAGATGCAGAAATCCCTCAGAAAGATAAAGAGAAGTATCAAGAAGAGTTTGAACACTTTCAGCAAGAATTGGAtaagaagaaggaagaatttCAAAGGGAACATCCTGATGTGCAAGGACAGCCAG CAGATGATGTTTTTGAAACTGTGAGTGATCGTGAACTGAGGCAAATCTTTGAGGGGCAAAATCGAATTCACCTGGAAATCAAACAGCTTAACAGACAGCTGGACATGATTCTGGACGAGCAGAGGAAATATGTCTCTGCAGTCACAGAAGAGATTGCCAAAAGAGGAGCTGGGTCTCCAGGTCAGCAGGGACAG GTTTTCCAGCAAGAGATAGAGACAGTTGTGAAAACCCAAGAAGAGGTCATTAGACAAGTAAAGGAAATGAG aagcTCTGTGACTGACGCTCTGAGCTCCATCAGTGGGGCTCAGCACCCTGGCGCTGCAGGAGTCTATGAAACAACGCAGCACTTCAATGACATCAAAGAACACCTTCACGTGGTGAAGAGGGACATAGAGCACTTGGTGCAGCGCAACACG CCATCCGGTGAGAAACAAAAGTGTCCAGAGTTGCCACCATTTCCATCCTGCTTATCTACAATGCATTTCTTCGTATTTGTGGCCGTGCAAACTGTGTTATTCATTGGTTATGTAATGTACAG GAGCCAacaagaagcagcagccaaaaaGTTCTTTTGA